From one Trifolium pratense cultivar HEN17-A07 linkage group LG1, ARS_RC_1.1, whole genome shotgun sequence genomic stretch:
- the LOC123899571 gene encoding uncharacterized protein At4g04775-like has translation MKGVPPISQQREASTTQIGSQSSSSRFDRRPDCFCERKTVMLRAKTLKNPGRQFYTCPLNKEDSANCKYFMWVDEWEDYLANESLRRVERKEGVKDDEMKTSVDNNYENDKFKRDVNSKLDMLVVDMKLIKYFVFACIVIQLLYMVVHK, from the exons ATGAAAGGAGTTCCACCAATTTCACAGCAAAGAGAAGCTTCAACTACCCAAATTGGAAGTCAATCATCATCCTCACGTTTTGATCGGAGGCCTGACTGTTTTTGTGAGAGAAAGACAGTGATGCTTAGAGCAAAAACATTGAAGAATCCAGGGAGACAATTCTACACATGCCCACTAAACAAA GAAGATAGTGCAAATTGCAAATACTTCATGTGGGTTGATGAGTGGGAAGACTATCTTGCAAATGAATCTTTAAGAAGagtagaaagaaaagaaggagtaaaagatgatgaaatgaaaaCTAGTGTTGACAACAATTATGAAAATGATAAGTTCAAGAGAGATGTAAACTCAAAGTTGGATATGTTGGTTGTTGACATGAAGCTTATAAAATACTTTGTATTTGCTTGTATTGTGATTCAACTTTTGTATATGGTTGTTCACAAGTAG
- the LOC123884119 gene encoding uncharacterized isomerase BH0283-like: MSQKPVKYYVVNAFTETAFKGNPAAVCLLEEEKDEKWLQALATEFNISVTCYLIPLQGTTSNPRFRLRWFTHILEVSICAHATLAASHTLFSSGLVDKNVTIEFVTLSGILTAKNISMINGTSHLKNLQNGVLHIELDFPADPITELNIDDTSLISQALNGASIVDIKKTQIQHDILVVVTSGKNVTEVQPKFDAIVKCPGRGIIVTGIAPPQSGFDFYSRFFCPKYGVNEDPVCGSAHCALASYWSKKLEKCDLKAYQASARGGVLNIHINEQKQRVSLRGKAITVMKGCVLV; encoded by the exons ATGTCGCAAAAACCAGTGAAATACTATGTG GTTAATGCTTTCACTGAAACAGCATTCAAGGGGAACCCTGCAGCAGTTTGTTTGTTAGAAGAAGAGAAGGATGAGAAATGGTTGCAAGCATTAGCAACTGAATTCAATATCTCTGTCACATGTTATTTGATTCCCCTTCAAGGAACAACCTCTAATCCTCGTTTTCGTCTCCGATGGTTTACTCATATTCTCGAG GTTAGTATTTGTGCTCATGCCACATTAGCGGCTTCACACACGCTATTTTCATCGGGTTTGGTGGACAAGAATGTTACTATTGAATTTGTGACACTATCTGGAATTTTAACTGCCAAAAATATCTCAATGATCAATGGCACTAGTCACTTGAAGAATTTACAGAATGGTGTACTTCATATTGAATTGGACTTTCCTGCTGACCCTATTACAGAACTCAATATTGATGATACTTCACTTATTTCTCAAGCATTGAATGGTGCTTCCATAGTTGATATAAAGAAGACACAAATTCAACATGACATACTT GTTGTGGTCACATCTGGAAAAAATGTCACAGAAGTACAACCAAAATTTGATGCAATTGTTAAATGTCCTGGAAGGGGAATAATTGTTACAGGGATTGCTCCTCCACAGTCAGGATTTGATTTCTACAGTAGATTCTTCTGTCCAAAATATGGAGTCAATGAG GATCCTGTCTGTGGAAGTGCACATTGTGCCTTAGCATCATATTGGAGCAAGAAACTGGAAAAGTGTGATTTAAAGGCGTATCAG GCATCAGCTAGAGGGGGAGTTctaaatattcatattaatgAGCAAAAACAAAGAGTGTCTTTGCGTGGGAAGGCTATTACAGTGATGAAAGGGTGTGTTTTGGTCTAA
- the LOC123901619 gene encoding probable aspartic proteinase GIP2 gives MANSYFKHFITLSLLFFFISPTFSQQSFRPKALLLQVTKDSATTLQYKAQISQRTPLVPLNLIVDLGGQFLWVDCENQYISSTYRPARCRSAQCSLAKANGCGDCFSSPKPGCNNNTCGLIPDNTITHTATSGELAEDVLSIQSTNGFNPGRKVSVSRFLFSCAPTFLLKGLASGATGMAGLGRTKIALPSQLASSFSFDRKFAICLSSGDGVVIFGDGPYGFLPNVVLDSDSLAYTPLLINPVSTASAFSQGEPSAEYFIGVKTIKIDEKVVSLNTSLLSIDNNGIGGTKISTVDPYTVLEASIYKAVTDAFNKASIARNISRASSFAPFEFCYSSDSVLGTRLGASVPTIELVLQNENVIWRIFGANSMVNINDDVLCLGFVNGGKNPRTSIVIGGYQLENNLVQIDLAASRLGFSSLLFGRQTTCSNFNSTSTA, from the coding sequence ATGGCTAATTCATATTTCAAACACTTCATTACCCTTTCCCTcctatttttcttcatttcacCCACTTTCTCTCAACAATCATTTAGGCCAAAAGCCTTGCTTCTCCAAGTCACGAAAGATAGTGCAACAACACTCCAATACAAAGCTCAAATTAGCCAAAGAACCCCACTAGTCCCACTAAACCTCATCGTCGATCTCGGCGGCCAATTCCTCTGGGTCGATTGCGAAAATCAATACATTTCCTCTACATACCGTCCTGCACGGTGTCGCTCTGCCCAATGCTCCCTCGCCAAAGCCAATGGTTGTGGAGATTGTTTCTCGTCACCCAAACCCGGCTGCAACAACAATACTTGTGGTCTAATTCCCGATAACACCATCACCCATACCGCGACTAGTGGTGAACTAGCCGAAGATGTTTTATCAATCCAATCCACTAACGGATTCAATCCAGGACGAAAAGTCTCCGTTTCACGCTTTTTATTCTCATGTGCACCAACTTTTTTACTAAAAGGACTCGCAAGTGGTGCCACTGGCATGGCCGGTCTTGGAAGAACCAAAATTGCTCTTCCATCTCAATTAGCTTCATCTTTTAGCTTCGATAGAAAATTCGCTATATGTCTTTCCTCTGGAGATGGCGTAGTTATTTTCGGTGATGGTCCTTATGGTTTTCTTCCTAATGTTGTACTTGATTCAGATTCGCTCGCGTACACACCACTTTTAATCAATCCCGTTAGCACAGCTTCCGCTTTCTCACAAGGAGAGCCTTCAGCCGAGTATTTCATCGGcgtgaaaacaataaaaatagatgaaaaagtTGTTTCACTTAACACAAGTTTGTTATCTATAGACAACAACGGTATTGGTGGAACAAAAATTAGTACCGTGGATCCTTACACGGTTCTAGAAGCTTCTATTTATAAAGCGGTTACAGATGCTTTTAATAAAGCGTCAATTGCTAGAAACATATCAAGGGCGAGTTCGTTTGCGCCTTTTGAATTTTGTTACAGTTCAGATAGTGTGCTTGGGACGCGATTGGGTGCGTCCGTGCCTACTATTGAACTTGTTTTGCAGAATGAAAATGTGATTTGGAGAATATTTGGTGCGAATTCGATGGTAAATATAAATGACGATGTTTTGTGTCTTGGATTCGTTAATGGTGGTAAGAATCCGAGGACTTCGATTGTGATTGGAGGGTATCAGTTGGAAAATAATCTTGTGCAAATTGATCTGGCTGCTTCTAGATTGGGATTCAGCTCTCTACTCTTTGGACGACAGACTACATGTTCTAACTTCAACTCTACCTCCACAGCCTAG
- the LOC123898587 gene encoding probable aspartic proteinase GIP2, whose product MTNSNFKHFIILLLLFFISPTFSQQSFRPKALVLPVTKDSATTLQYIAHINQRTPLVPLNLIVDLGGQFLWADCENQYVSSTYRLARCHSAQCSLAKADGCGNCFSSPKPGCNNNTCGLAPDNTITHTATGGELAEDVLSIQSTNSFNPGQNVVVSRFLFSCAPTSLLQGLASGASGMAGLGRTKIALPSQLASAFSFDKKFAFCFSSSDGVIIFGDGPYGFLPNTATLPNVVYDAKSLTYTPLLINPISTASAFSQGEPSAEYFIGVKTIKIDKKVVSLNTSLLSIDNNGIGGTKISTVDPYTVLEASIYKAVTDAFVKASIARNITRVDSFSPFEFCYSFDNLPGTTLGASVPTIELVLQNNVIWSMFGANSMVNINDEVLCLGFVNGGENPRTSIVIGGNQLENNLLQFDLAASRLGFSSTLFARHTDCFRFNFTSTA is encoded by the exons ATGACTAATTCCAATTTCAAACACTTCATTATCCTTCTCCTATTATTCTTCATTTCACCCACTTTCTCTCAACAATCATTCAGACCAAAAGCCTTAGTTCTCCCAGTCACAAAAGATAGTGCAACAACACTCCAATACATAGCTCACATCAACCAAAGAACCCCACTAGTCCCACTAAACCTCATTGTCGATCTCGGCGGCCAATTCCTTTGGGCCGATTGCGAGAACCAATATGTTTCCTCTACATACCGCCTTGCACGGTGTCACTCCGCCCAATGCTCCCTCGCCAAAGCCGACGGCTGTGGCAATTGTTTCTCATCACCCAAACCCGGCTGCAACAACAACACATGCGGTCTCGCTCCCGATAACACTATCACCCACACCGCCACAGGTGGTGAACTAGCAGAAGATGTTTTATCAATCCAATCGACAAACAGCTTCAATCCAGGACAAAATGTCGTTGTTTCACGCTTCTTATTCTCGTGTGCACCAACTTCCTTATTACAAGGACTCGCAAGTGGTGCCTCGGGCATGGCCGGTCTTGGAAGAACCAAAATCGCTCTTCCATCTCAATTAGCTTCTGCTTTTAGTTTCGATAAAAAATTTGCATTTTGTTTTTCCTCTTCAGATGGCGTCATTATCTTCGGTGATGGTCCGTACGGTTTTCTCCCTAATACCGCTACTCTCCCTAATGTCGT atatGATGCAAAGTCACTCACATACACACCACTTTTAATCAATCCTATTAGCACAGCTTCTGCCTTCTCGCAAGGAGAGCCTTCAGCTGAGTATTTCATCGGggtgaaaacaataaaaatagataaaaaagtGGTTTCACTTAACACGAGTTTGTTATCCATAGACAATAACGGTATTGGTGGAACAAAAATTAGTACGGTTGATCCTTACACGGTTCTTGAAGCTTCTATTTATAAAGCGGTTACAGACGCTTTTGTTAAAGCATCTATTGCTAGAAACATAACAAGGGTGGACTCATTTTCGCCTTTTGAATTTTGTTATAGTTTTGACAATTTGCCCGGGACAACATTGGGTGCGTCCGTGCCTACTATTGAACTTGTTTTGCAGAATAATGTGATTTGGAGTATGTTTGGTGCAAATTCGATGGTGAATATAAATGATGAGGTTTTGTGTCTTGGATTCGTGAACGGTGGTGAGAATCCGAGGACATCAATTGTGATCGGAGGAAATCAGTTGGAAAATAATCTTCTTCAATTTGATTTGGCTGCATCTAGATTGGGTTTTAGCTCCACACTCTTTGCACGCCACACTGATTGTTTTAGATTCAACTTCACCTCCACTGCCTAG
- the LOC123902972 gene encoding small nuclear ribonucleoprotein SmD1a, giving the protein MKLVRFLMKLNNETVSIELKNGTIVHGTITGVDISMNTHLKTVKLTLKGKNPVTLDHLSVRGNNIRYYILPDSLNLETLLVEEAPRVKPKKPTAGKPLGRGRGRGRGRGRGRGR; this is encoded by the exons ATGAAGCTCGTCAG GTTTCTGATGAAATTGAACAACGAAACCGTATCAATCGAGCTCAAAAATGGTACAATTGTTCATGGCACCATTACAG GTGTTGATATTAGTATGAACACACATTTGAAAACAGTTAAACTAACACTGAAGGGGAAAAACCCAGTGACTCTGGATCATCTCAGTGTGAGGGGTAACAACATTCGTTATTATATCCTTCCTGACAGCTTGAATCTTGAGACTTTGCTGGTTGAAGAGGCACCTAGGGTCAAGCCTAAGAAGCCAACTGCTG GGAAGCCTTTGGGACGTGGGCGTGGGCGTGGGCGTGGACGTGGTCGTGGCCGCGGTCGTTGA
- the LOC123902522 gene encoding F-box protein At2g27310-like, whose product MSIAPIDSIASLSNDLFYDILKRLDGPALASLACTCAAFCSISKEESLWENVCASVWPSTNREDVKSLISSIGGFRKFYADCFPLIVNKEVGQYQWNNYLEYPDDWTEAEYYGDTNEFESITPSDFVSIVDIRFKGKSICSKVLSGIPNANDNGGWFYNCPFRIDLLTYADRDDNNDEEVTLSVSDGLPPITSMERERKDGKLWHELRDGLFLSWILVNKKIKQAANLASWSPLDGQRHWPTDKDFVIRFGSVLPAQDILPSQVVQCILVMKFRVVHIEEEGFETSLKLTELSMQLEDMEGAHVNGKNSLHILKEALSCRRSKNYSEVIESCHMYSKVQNELKEEKMRSESRLDTLCILSGIAAFMTFWYYVL is encoded by the coding sequence ATGTCAATTGCACCAATTGATAGTATAGCCTCATTGAGTAATGATCTCTTCTATGACATATTAAAACGACTCGATGGCCCTGCATTGGCTAGTTTAGCTTGTACATGTGCAGCATTTTGTTCCATTTCAAAAGAAGAGAGTTTATGGGAAAACGTATGTGCATCCGTGTGGCCATCAACCAATAGGGAGGATGTCAAAAGTTTAATATCCTCTATCGGCGGTTTCAGAAAATTCTACGCCGATTGTTTTCCTCTTATCGTAAACAAGGAGGTCGGACAGTATCAATGGAACAACTATCTAGAATACCCTGATGATTGGACCGAAGCCGAATACTATGGGGATACAAATGAATTTGAAAGCATCACCCCATCGGATTTTGTTTCCATCGTAGACATTAGGTTTAAGGGGAAATCAATCTGCTCCAAAGTTCTATCTGGAATTCCAAACGCAAACGATAATGGTGGTTGGTTCTACAACTGTCCTTTTCGTATCGATCTCCTTACATACGCAGATAGAGATGATAACAACGACGAGGAAGTGACCCTTTCCGTATCCGACGGTCTTCCACCGATTACATCGATGGAAAGAGAAAGGAAAGACGGGAAACTATGGCACGAGCTTCGTGACGGTCTATTTCTTAGTTGGATATTagtaaacaagaaaataaagcAAGCTGCAAATCTTGCTAGCTGGAGTCCTCTCGACGGTCAAAGACATTGGCCGACCGATAAAGACTTTGTCATCCGATTCGGATCTGTTCTACCTGCACAGGACATTCTTCCTTCTCAAGTAGTGCAATGTATCCTTGTTATGAAGTTTCGAGTGGTTCACATTGAAGAAGAAGGGTTTGAAACAAGTCTTAAATTAACAGAACTTAGCATGCAGTTGGAAGACATGGAAGGTGCTCATGTTAATGGAAAAAACAGTTTGCATATTCTTAAGGAAGCACTTAGCTGCAGAAGAAGCAAAAACTATAGTGAAGTTATTGAATCTTGTCATATGTATTCAAAAGTGCAAAATGAGTTAAAAGAGGAAAAGATGAGAAGTGAAAGTAGGTTGGATACACTTTGTATTTTAAGTGGCATTGCTGCTTTTATGACATTCTGGTACTATGTTTTGTGA